Within uncultured Methanoregula sp., the genomic segment TATCGCGTTTTTGGTTTTTATTTTAGCCAGTACTTTTACCAGTATTTCTGGTATCGTTAAGCCCTCTGGTTTGCACAAAAATTCGCGTGTGAATGCAGGGGGAGGTTGTTGTTACTATGAGAGGAAAGGAAATTCGTCTTGAAAGAATCATGAACCGGAACACGAAAAAGACCGTCATCATACCCATGGATCACGGGGTCTCGAACGGGCCGATTGCGGGACTCATCGATATGGGCCAGGCCGTGAACCTGGTGGCGGAAGGCGGGGCCAACGCGGTGATCGGCCACGTGGGTCTCGCACTCCACGGCCATCGGCAGGGCGGCCGGGACGTGGGGCTGATCCTGCACCTGTCCGCGAGCACGATGCTTGCGCCGGACCCGAACGAGAAAGTGCTCGTCAATACCGTGCAGAATGCGCTGAAGATGGGCGCCGATGCCGTCTCGATGCACGTCAACATCGGGGCTGAGTCCGAAGCAAAGATGCTCCAGGACCTCGGGATGGTTGCGGTGGAATGCATGGAATGGGGCATGCCGCTCCTTGCCATGATGTACCCCCGGGGCAAGAACATCACGACCTCAAACGATCTCGAACAGGTGAAGCTCGCCGCACGGGTGGCTGCGGAACTCGGCGCCGATATCGTCAAGACGGTGTACACCGGTGACCCGGAGTCCTTCCGCGAAGTGACCCGGGGATGCCCGGTGCCCGTGGTCGTGGCCGGAGGTTCAAAGACGGATGACCGCACAACCCTTGAGTTAATTGAAGGTGCAATGGCGGGCGGGGCTGCCGGGATCTCGATTGGCAGGAACGCTTTCCAGCACCGGGCGCCGGCAAAATTCGTCCGGGCTGCGGCCTGTATCGTGCATGCGAACAAGAGCGTGGAAGAAGCGCTCGAAATTCTGAAGTAACGGGGGAGATGGAACCATGATTGGCAAGGATATCAGGATCGAACGGATTATGGACAGGAACACGGGAAGGGCAGTCATCGTGCCGATGGACCACGGGTTCTCGATGGGACAGATTGACGGCCTCCTGGATATGACGCAGGTGATCTCGGACGTGAGCAACGGCGGCGCAAACGCCATCATCCTCCACAAGGGTCTTGTCAAGCGCGGCCACCGGAAGCACGGCCGGGATATCGGCCTCTTCATCCACCTCTCGGGCAGCACGTCCTTAAACCCGGACCCGAACGACAAGGTCCAGGTCTGCACCGTGGAAGAAGCGATCGCGCTCGGCGCTGACGCAGTCTCGATCCACATCAACCTCGGTGCTCCCAACGAGTCCAAGATGCTGGAGATCGGCGCAAACGTTGCCCGGGACTGCACCCGCTGGGGCATGCCGCTCCTCACCATGATCTACCCGAGGGGCAAGGGCATCGACCCGTTCTCGGCGCAGTCGGTCGGGCATGCGGTTCGCGTGGCCGAGGAACTCGGGGCTGACATGATCAAGACCAACTACCCCGGCGACCCGGAATCATTTAAGAAGATCGTGAAGGCCTGCTCGGTACCGGTCTTCATAGCCGGCGGCGAAAAGACGGGCGACCTCGAATCGCTCAAGATTATCCGGGACTCGGTTACCGCGGGAGGCGCCGGGGTCTGCGTGGGAAGGAACGCCTTCCAGCGCAAGGATACCAAAGAGTTCGTCCAGGCACTCTGCAAGGTTGTGCACAACAACGTTGACCCGGCCAAGGCGCTGGAGCACGGGAAATGAAACAGTTCTGGGTGGACATCCGCCCATGGAACAAGGACATAGCAACAACCGCCATCGAGAGCGGTGCGGATGCGCTCGTGGTTGACCATGCCGATGACGTGAAACGGCTCGGCAGGATCACGACCGTTGCGCCGGACGGGGATATCAAGCCCGGCACCGATGTGACCGAGTGCACGATCACGGACAAGGCAAGCGAGAACGCAGCCGCGGCACAGGGAAAGCACAAGCCGGTCATTGTCACCACGAGCGACTGGACCGTTATCCCGCTCGAAAATCTCGTGGCCCAGTCCGATCATATCATCGTGAGGGTCAAGGATGTGCAGGAGACCGAGATGGCGATCCACGTGCTGGAAAAAGGCGTGTACGGCATCCTCCTCAAGACCGACAACCCGGCAACCGTCAAAGCCGTGGCTGCGATCCTTAAGTCCACGACCGGCAAAGTCGGGCTCGTGCCGTTCACGGTCACGAAGATCGTACCCGTAGGTATGGGCGACCGGGTCTGCGTTGACACCTGCTCGATCCTTGCGGACGGGGAAGGCATGCTGATGGGCAATACCTCGTCGGCAATGCTCCTTGTCCATGCCGAGACGCTGGAGAACCCGTACGTGGCTCCCCGCCCGTTCCGGGTAAATGCCGGGGCAGTCCATGCCTACATTCTCCTCCCGGACGGGAAGACCGCGTACCTCTCGGACCTCCTGATCGGCGGCCAGGTGCTGGTTGCCGATGCAAAAGGCACA encodes:
- a CDS encoding 2-amino-3,7-dideoxy-D-threo-hept-6-ulosonate synthase produces the protein MRGKEIRLERIMNRNTKKTVIIPMDHGVSNGPIAGLIDMGQAVNLVAEGGANAVIGHVGLALHGHRQGGRDVGLILHLSASTMLAPDPNEKVLVNTVQNALKMGADAVSMHVNIGAESEAKMLQDLGMVAVECMEWGMPLLAMMYPRGKNITTSNDLEQVKLAARVAAELGADIVKTVYTGDPESFREVTRGCPVPVVVAGGSKTDDRTTLELIEGAMAGGAAGISIGRNAFQHRAPAKFVRAAACIVHANKSVEEALEILK
- a CDS encoding 2-amino-3,7-dideoxy-D-threo-hept-6-ulosonate synthase, whose protein sequence is MIGKDIRIERIMDRNTGRAVIVPMDHGFSMGQIDGLLDMTQVISDVSNGGANAIILHKGLVKRGHRKHGRDIGLFIHLSGSTSLNPDPNDKVQVCTVEEAIALGADAVSIHINLGAPNESKMLEIGANVARDCTRWGMPLLTMIYPRGKGIDPFSAQSVGHAVRVAEELGADMIKTNYPGDPESFKKIVKACSVPVFIAGGEKTGDLESLKIIRDSVTAGGAGVCVGRNAFQRKDTKEFVQALCKVVHNNVDPAKALEHGK
- a CDS encoding 3-dehydroquinate synthase II; this encodes MKQFWVDIRPWNKDIATTAIESGADALVVDHADDVKRLGRITTVAPDGDIKPGTDVTECTITDKASENAAAAQGKHKPVIVTTSDWTVIPLENLVAQSDHIIVRVKDVQETEMAIHVLEKGVYGILLKTDNPATVKAVAAILKSTTGKVGLVPFTVTKIVPVGMGDRVCVDTCSILADGEGMLMGNTSSAMLLVHAETLENPYVAPRPFRVNAGAVHAYILLPDGKTAYLSDLLIGGQVLVADAKGTAHSAIIGRTKIERRPLLLVEAAAGKSKVSLILQNAETIRLVGEDGNAISVVQLKAGDKILGSVLEGGRHFGMAVKETIREK